In a genomic window of Leptospira brenneri:
- a CDS encoding cellulase family glycosylhydrolase: MKPNWKTQTLGLVQANLILFSTFACAPAKESLSNFLPLLLPGANLPSQTNTNPSLPSLKTENITSSLHHLDYSGSLEERTILISEKTNNQFTDQIFVDGLGREVSFRGFNISGNMKLAQHGFKPFANDTDAEIAFSRLGKTTGSNLIRFTIAWEGVHPAVDTIDYYYLDAVIKQMKKATAKRMYILLDYHQDLFSRHLFNKNSWHTGNGAPAWITKGGSYPSEYCGIICASWSQNNLTNEAVRRAFRNFWNNAPLSTTLGTRNMQTEFLWQITKTVSYIKEQLTQEEFSYVLGLDPVNEPVDGGMEGLTPAAWDNQKLWPMYQKVRTILNQNGWESKWVFAEPLVFWNTNIGSAIAPATGGGHLLNPPGPGFVFNSHFYDAGRMGTDLTGIDNATYFRYLDEIRKESRFLKIPVFLSEFGMWLKGTGAKDTPRMINAVYQAMEVSDGNQTSKSRFADFYNPVVSGTQWHWDYYYNNHAEFMNGNTSKLITTKDAWNEEDFSVVGNYGTSFNVNNHVVERAYVRKSQGRLMSSHYNAVGSDTWNKVFSWAAIKPGNTETKYFVGKRFQLVIWKGRHSDAPTEIYLPTHIDPKKIVLISEKKVYPQGIPTTLSQETNEAFVTPDRNREVGSGNILHIWDDLDLDENPNSSYHYVLVVDGSDNTYSSQQLQEIQSKLNTRILLEQKSPIYLTGKMTYGGYPNEQ; encoded by the coding sequence ATGAAACCAAACTGGAAAACACAAACTCTTGGGTTAGTACAAGCTAACCTAATTCTATTCTCCACTTTTGCTTGTGCCCCTGCAAAAGAATCCCTTTCCAATTTTTTACCCCTGCTTTTGCCAGGTGCGAACTTACCTTCGCAGACAAATACAAATCCATCCCTACCTTCTTTGAAGACAGAAAACATAACAAGTTCCCTTCATCATCTGGACTACAGTGGTTCCTTAGAGGAACGGACGATCTTAATCTCGGAAAAAACAAACAACCAATTTACAGATCAAATCTTTGTGGATGGACTCGGGCGTGAAGTTAGTTTCCGAGGATTTAATATCTCTGGAAATATGAAACTGGCACAACATGGATTCAAACCTTTCGCGAATGACACCGATGCTGAAATCGCATTTAGTAGACTTGGAAAAACTACTGGATCCAATCTCATTCGTTTTACCATTGCTTGGGAAGGAGTGCATCCTGCGGTAGATACAATTGATTATTATTATTTAGATGCTGTCATCAAACAGATGAAAAAAGCTACCGCCAAACGCATGTACATCCTTCTTGACTACCACCAAGATTTATTTTCAAGACATCTTTTTAATAAAAACTCATGGCATACGGGTAATGGTGCTCCGGCTTGGATTACAAAAGGTGGAAGTTATCCCTCTGAGTATTGTGGAATCATTTGTGCTAGTTGGAGCCAAAACAATTTAACCAACGAAGCAGTTCGCAGAGCTTTCCGTAATTTTTGGAACAATGCTCCGCTTTCCACGACTCTTGGCACAAGGAATATGCAAACAGAATTTCTTTGGCAGATCACAAAAACAGTTTCCTATATCAAAGAGCAACTCACACAAGAAGAGTTCTCTTATGTATTGGGCTTAGATCCTGTGAATGAACCTGTGGACGGGGGAATGGAAGGTTTAACACCTGCAGCTTGGGACAATCAAAAACTTTGGCCGATGTATCAGAAGGTGAGAACCATATTAAACCAAAACGGATGGGAATCAAAATGGGTATTTGCAGAACCACTTGTATTTTGGAATACAAACATTGGTTCGGCGATCGCACCTGCCACGGGAGGAGGCCATTTACTGAATCCACCAGGCCCTGGTTTTGTATTTAATTCTCACTTCTATGATGCGGGGAGAATGGGAACCGATCTCACAGGGATCGATAACGCTACTTATTTTAGATATTTAGATGAAATCAGAAAGGAATCTAGATTCCTTAAAATCCCAGTTTTTTTAAGCGAATTTGGGATGTGGTTAAAAGGAACAGGTGCCAAAGACACACCACGAATGATTAATGCCGTCTACCAAGCGATGGAAGTTTCAGATGGGAACCAAACTTCAAAATCCAGGTTTGCCGATTTTTATAATCCTGTTGTATCGGGAACCCAATGGCATTGGGATTATTATTACAACAACCATGCAGAATTTATGAATGGGAATACATCCAAACTCATTACAACCAAGGATGCATGGAACGAAGAAGATTTCTCCGTGGTTGGAAATTATGGAACTAGTTTCAACGTAAACAATCATGTGGTTGAACGAGCTTATGTTCGGAAATCGCAAGGCCGTTTGATGAGTAGTCATTATAATGCGGTAGGTTCTGATACTTGGAACAAAGTGTTTTCTTGGGCTGCCATCAAACCGGGAAATACTGAAACAAAATACTTTGTGGGCAAACGGTTCCAATTGGTGATTTGGAAAGGAAGACACTCTGACGCACCCACAGAAATTTATCTTCCGACTCATATTGATCCGAAAAAAATCGTTTTGATTTCAGAGAAAAAAGTTTATCCACAAGGAATCCCAACAACTCTCAGCCAAGAAACAAACGAAGCCTTTGTCACCCCTGATCGAAATAGAGAAGTTGGTTCTGGAAATATTTTACATATTTGGGATGATTTAGATTTGGATGAAAATCCAAACTCTTCCTACCACTATGTTTTGGTTGTGGATGGGTCAGATAATACTTATTCATCACAACAACTGCAAGAGATTCAATCCAAACTAAACACTCGTATCCTTTTAGAACAAAAAAGTCCGATTTATTTAACTGGAAAAATGACATACGGCGGATACCCAAACGAACAGTAA
- a CDS encoding neutral/alkaline ceramidase yields MNSKRKFQVRLGFTIVCCFLVLTCSDEKSSPSPILGLVDSSTTESSSSASSLGVSRAVAPSLGSSPYLVGAGIYDITGPAAEVGMMGFAESAQKTEGIYMRLWSRAYIIGDASKRVVFVSADLGMIFQSIKQAVSKKIALDSELSPYYNTSNVLLSATHTHSGPGGYSHYFLYNATTSGFIKENFDVIVDGIYKSIKLAHQNLVPGNVYINQGNLTDASKNRSVVAYDKNPASERNFYSSNVDQTMTLLKLVAADGREIGMVNWFAVHPTNVGPTNKLIGGDNKGLASYLFEKTKGTNYSANQTFVAAFAQSNSGDATPNLWGPADGVNDYARQNIIAEKQLNRAQSLYSSASTQVSGSIDFRHTFVNFSNLYVSSVGTTTCPAGMGASFSAGSVEDNAVSVDFFDEGTTIDSLDWNTNSADAFKASFLGGALGVLWPASVSEAYKLCHAEKPVLIPTGVASFDGNPWTPPVIPMQIIKIGNLAILAIPAEVSTMAGRRLRALVKNVLENEYTVIAGLSNSYTSYLTTREEYSSQQYEGASTQFGPNTLSGYEQEFGKLASAMRNGAASPAGPTPPDLTNYQATFQTGVVFDDVPLFKSFGNVVTQPSTSYASGATVSAVFWGAHPKNNMLIGSSFVDVEKQNGSTWTVVARDNDPSTTYKWQRDGVAYSKVTVTWKTSSFPAGTYRLRHRGHWKSGWTGAISAYQGVTNNFTVQ; encoded by the coding sequence ATGAATTCCAAAAGAAAATTCCAAGTGCGCTTGGGTTTTACCATTGTTTGTTGTTTTCTTGTCTTAACTTGTTCAGATGAGAAATCTTCCCCTTCACCAATCCTCGGTTTGGTGGACTCTAGCACTACTGAAAGTTCTAGCTCCGCTAGTTCTTTGGGAGTGAGTCGTGCTGTTGCACCTTCCCTTGGTTCGTCGCCCTATCTAGTGGGTGCAGGGATTTATGATATCACAGGTCCTGCTGCTGAAGTGGGGATGATGGGGTTTGCGGAATCAGCGCAAAAAACAGAAGGGATTTATATGCGCCTTTGGTCAAGGGCCTATATCATTGGAGACGCATCCAAACGAGTGGTCTTTGTAAGTGCTGACTTAGGAATGATTTTCCAATCCATCAAACAAGCAGTGAGTAAAAAAATCGCCTTGGATTCGGAACTTTCTCCTTATTACAATACGTCCAATGTTTTACTTTCAGCAACCCACACTCATAGCGGGCCTGGAGGATACTCTCATTATTTTTTATACAATGCCACAACCTCTGGATTCATCAAAGAAAACTTTGATGTCATTGTGGATGGAATTTACAAGTCGATCAAACTCGCTCATCAGAATTTAGTTCCAGGGAATGTTTATATCAACCAAGGAAATTTGACAGACGCAAGTAAAAACCGTTCGGTGGTTGCTTATGATAAAAACCCTGCTTCGGAAAGGAATTTTTATTCATCCAATGTAGACCAAACCATGACTCTTTTGAAACTGGTTGCGGCCGATGGTCGTGAGATCGGGATGGTGAACTGGTTTGCTGTCCATCCAACAAACGTAGGACCAACGAACAAACTCATTGGTGGAGATAACAAAGGATTAGCTTCCTACTTATTCGAAAAAACAAAAGGAACAAATTATTCCGCAAACCAAACATTCGTTGCTGCTTTTGCTCAATCGAATTCGGGAGATGCCACTCCGAATCTTTGGGGTCCCGCAGATGGAGTAAATGATTATGCGAGACAGAATATCATTGCAGAAAAACAATTAAACAGAGCTCAATCTTTGTATTCTTCTGCTTCGACACAAGTTTCTGGTTCTATTGATTTTCGCCACACGTTTGTTAACTTCTCTAACCTTTATGTTAGTAGTGTAGGAACCACAACTTGTCCTGCCGGTATGGGAGCTTCGTTTTCTGCAGGTAGTGTGGAGGATAATGCGGTCTCTGTTGATTTTTTTGATGAAGGAACTACGATTGATTCCCTGGATTGGAATACCAATTCTGCGGATGCGTTTAAAGCGAGTTTCCTTGGTGGGGCACTTGGTGTTCTTTGGCCGGCTTCTGTCAGTGAAGCTTATAAACTTTGCCACGCAGAAAAACCAGTTCTCATTCCAACGGGTGTTGCTAGTTTTGATGGGAATCCTTGGACTCCTCCTGTCATTCCGATGCAGATCATTAAAATTGGTAACTTAGCCATTCTTGCCATTCCTGCTGAAGTATCTACCATGGCAGGCCGAAGACTTCGGGCTCTTGTGAAAAATGTTCTAGAAAATGAATACACTGTGATTGCTGGTCTTTCCAATTCATACACTTCGTATCTAACTACTAGAGAAGAATATTCTTCCCAACAGTATGAAGGTGCTTCTACACAATTTGGCCCAAATACTCTCTCGGGTTATGAACAAGAATTTGGTAAACTAGCAAGCGCTATGCGTAATGGTGCGGCAAGTCCAGCAGGCCCAACGCCACCTGATCTAACAAATTACCAAGCCACTTTCCAAACAGGAGTGGTATTTGATGATGTTCCCCTCTTTAAGAGTTTTGGAAACGTAGTCACACAACCATCGACTTCCTATGCCAGCGGAGCTACTGTAAGTGCAGTATTCTGGGGAGCCCATCCTAAAAACAATATGCTTATCGGAAGTAGCTTTGTGGATGTAGAAAAACAAAATGGATCTACTTGGACTGTGGTGGCTCGGGACAATGATCCATCCACGACTTACAAATGGCAAAGGGATGGGGTCGCTTATTCCAAAGTCACCGTCACTTGGAAAACAAGTTCGTTTCCGGCAGGAACCTACCGCCTCAGACACCGAGGTCATTGGAAGAGCGGATGGACGGGAGCCATCAGTGCTTACCAAGGAGTCACAAATAACTTCACTGTGCAGTAA
- a CDS encoding TetR/AcrR family transcriptional regulator: MDKLVDASLSPDLASRPFKFTSKQGRNRRTQLLTIALEFLREKSPEEISFADICKEAKIPRPSAYHFFPNVEAIFHGIRLLHSESLIEKSLLLKRESFTSWEQYIERSIDVAVEVTKKEIAFPRLIYGYRVSNPEMRQVGQELDARLANLAKLGLMDRFELPSFENADSIFGVAFSIADSLLKLSYRTYGDFTPWMVGETKKATISYLKNYLPEVCKPK; encoded by the coding sequence ATGGATAAATTGGTCGACGCATCCTTATCCCCTGACCTCGCTTCTAGACCCTTCAAATTCACTAGCAAACAAGGGAGGAATAGGCGTACACAGTTACTTACGATTGCCTTAGAATTCCTCAGGGAAAAATCCCCGGAAGAAATTAGTTTTGCTGATATCTGCAAAGAAGCAAAAATCCCAAGGCCTTCGGCGTATCATTTTTTTCCCAATGTAGAGGCAATCTTCCATGGGATTCGGTTATTACACTCAGAAAGCCTGATTGAAAAATCCTTATTACTAAAAAGGGAAAGTTTTACTTCTTGGGAACAATACATTGAACGTTCCATTGATGTGGCCGTGGAAGTCACAAAGAAAGAAATTGCTTTTCCTCGTTTGATTTATGGATACCGGGTGAGTAATCCAGAGATGCGCCAAGTAGGGCAAGAGCTGGATGCGAGGCTCGCAAACTTAGCAAAACTCGGGCTTATGGACCGGTTTGAGTTACCAAGTTTTGAAAATGCAGATTCTATCTTTGGGGTCGCTTTTTCTATTGCTGATTCTCTTTTAAAACTTTCTTACCGAACTTACGGAGACTTTACTCCGTGGATGGTGGGAGAAACCAAAAAGGCAACAATCTCTTATTTAAAAAACTATCTTCCTGAAGTTTGTAAACCTAAGTGA
- a CDS encoding DUF1565 domain-containing protein produces MRKRNKFQNPIRLLIFLSLLVQFHCLLNPIVREFLEFDLSKKNNQLRNLGLLFGLFTGPNANITPSLGNVILANAQIRVIFNRSMDPNSLSANLGIQLTPVWSETFSQNDTVTLSGSIPTGVTPFQLDATDTFGIRMTTVTGSYVVLNSNTNLYYVSPSGNDGNSGTSIQSPKLTISSAIAGATTPAAILVSEGDYSIDSVLGSSINLTNNVSLYGGLSSNFLDRNPSLYSTRIIDTATSATTDTITILAGASITLTTVIDGFTIRSASNPNATGFGIAISCVSGSPTITNNRVESGNLNIAWSTGILVTSASPLISNNTIISGSSSVADTFGIFIRNAGSPTVSYNTIYGGNATTSAHAIYNSPDSNSPTIIGNTLEGGSGSISYALNTSYPSNATVTNNLMNGGGGVTSIALYHGFGSGDIGNYQNNVLFTSGGTNRYCLYEGGGTNPISFNGNRLLDCPTALYFDEATTIINDIATINGGTVGGPTYSGNY; encoded by the coding sequence ATGCGAAAAAGAAATAAATTTCAAAATCCAATCAGACTTCTAATCTTTCTATCACTTCTGGTTCAATTCCACTGTTTGTTAAACCCCATTGTAAGGGAGTTTTTAGAGTTCGACCTATCTAAAAAAAACAACCAACTTCGAAACTTAGGACTCCTATTCGGTTTATTCACTGGTCCCAATGCCAATATCACTCCTTCTTTGGGAAATGTAATTCTAGCGAATGCACAAATTCGTGTGATTTTTAATCGATCGATGGATCCAAACTCTCTTTCGGCAAACCTAGGAATACAATTAACTCCCGTTTGGTCTGAAACCTTTTCCCAAAATGACACAGTAACACTTTCTGGATCGATTCCTACAGGTGTCACCCCTTTCCAATTAGATGCGACAGATACTTTTGGAATTCGAATGACAACCGTTACTGGCTCCTATGTGGTTCTAAACTCCAACACCAATTTATATTATGTTAGTCCCTCTGGAAATGATGGAAACTCAGGGACTTCCATTCAAAGTCCCAAACTAACAATTTCATCAGCAATTGCAGGAGCGACCACACCTGCGGCTATTTTAGTTTCGGAAGGAGATTATTCGATCGACAGTGTTCTTGGATCCAGTATCAATCTTACCAATAATGTTTCCCTATATGGTGGACTTAGTTCCAATTTTTTGGATCGAAATCCGAGTTTATATAGTACAAGAATTATTGATACAGCGACATCTGCTACTACAGACACAATCACCATCCTCGCAGGAGCTTCCATTACCCTCACAACCGTCATTGATGGATTTACCATCAGGAGTGCTTCTAATCCCAATGCTACTGGATTTGGAATTGCCATTTCTTGTGTTTCTGGATCCCCAACGATCACAAACAATCGAGTGGAAAGTGGGAATCTAAATATAGCTTGGTCCACAGGAATCCTGGTTACATCGGCTTCTCCACTCATTTCTAATAATACAATCATCTCAGGTTCTTCTTCAGTAGCAGATACCTTTGGAATTTTTATCCGAAATGCCGGATCCCCTACGGTTTCGTATAACACGATCTATGGTGGAAATGCGACAACATCAGCCCATGCCATATACAATTCCCCTGATTCGAATTCTCCAACGATCATTGGCAACACACTAGAGGGAGGATCAGGAAGTATATCCTATGCACTGAATACGAGTTACCCATCCAATGCCACTGTAACTAACAATCTAATGAATGGAGGGGGAGGTGTTACAAGCATAGCCCTTTATCATGGATTTGGATCGGGCGATATCGGAAACTATCAAAATAATGTCCTGTTTACTTCTGGTGGTACCAACCGCTACTGTTTGTATGAAGGAGGAGGAACCAATCCCATTAGTTTTAATGGGAATAGACTCTTAGATTGTCCAACAGCTTTATACTTTGATGAGGCCACAACCATCATCAATGATATTGCAACCATCAATGGAGGGACTGTTGGTGGTCCCACCTACTCAGGAAATTACTAA
- a CDS encoding TetR/AcrR family transcriptional regulator — translation MAVSKKKSLPKKPKGLGRPSKDGGINVREALIQAGLELLGTTALEDISLRKVAAKAGVSHVASYHHFENKHSLFSAIAEIGFQKYFEAYQKELEKTNQDFKGRYRALGWTYFQFIMANRQFARIMFGGMGVDVKSHPSLSAVSRRTYRQLHEIIRMGQRLGHLEKGNTREKTLASWAMIHGIAMLFLEGRLQMKHDPKEMENFIQTVTEYAYIGMK, via the coding sequence ATGGCGGTTTCGAAAAAAAAATCTCTACCCAAAAAACCAAAGGGTCTTGGCCGACCTTCCAAAGACGGAGGGATCAATGTCAGAGAGGCGCTCATCCAAGCGGGACTAGAACTTTTGGGAACCACTGCTCTAGAAGATATTTCCCTTCGCAAAGTGGCCGCAAAAGCGGGAGTGAGTCATGTAGCAAGTTACCATCACTTCGAAAATAAACATTCTCTATTTTCTGCCATTGCTGAAATCGGATTTCAAAAGTATTTTGAAGCTTACCAAAAAGAATTAGAAAAAACGAACCAAGACTTTAAAGGAAGATACCGAGCCCTTGGTTGGACCTACTTTCAATTCATTATGGCCAACAGACAATTCGCAAGGATTATGTTTGGTGGTATGGGAGTGGATGTAAAAAGCCATCCCAGTTTGTCTGCCGTATCAAGAAGAACCTATCGCCAGTTACACGAAATTATTCGAATGGGCCAAAGATTGGGACATTTAGAAAAAGGAAATACCAGAGAAAAAACTTTAGCTTCTTGGGCAATGATCCATGGAATTGCGATGTTGTTTTTGGAAGGTCGGTTGCAGATGAAACATGATCCAAAAGAGATGGAAAATTTCATCCAGACAGTGACCGAGTATGCTTATATTGGGATGAAATAA